CGGTGCCGAGCGGGCTCCGCTCTCGCCCCACTGGCCGCCGGCGTCGAAGGCGGCGGTGGCCACCGTGGTGGCCGCCTCCAGCCGGGCCAGGCAGCGGTGCAGCTCGATGATGCCGTCGGCGTCGCCCAGTGTGGCGGCGCCAGCGCACACGCCGTCCAGCGCTTCCTTCAGAGCCTCCAGCACCCCTTTATCGTACACCTGTTCGACTCGCAAAGCAACCCAAAACCCTTGTGGCGCAAGGGTTTCTTGGTTCCGACGAGCGCCGGTGCTGGTCGGCGAAGCTGCGCGTGCGGCGCTGGCGTCACTGCTCGATCGTGAGGTCCTTCAGGTAGAACCAGTAGGTCCGCTTGCGGCAGACGCCCCACAGCGCCCACAGCTGGCGGAACATGGTCCAGGTGCGGCGGTAGCCGTCGCGCCACCCGAACTTGGCCCGCTTGGTGCGGTGGGTCACACCGCGCATGACCCTCGCCGTGCACGGCATGCGCGCCTCGGTGACCACCTCGTTGAGCATGATCTCGATGAGGTACCCGTTGCGCTTCGCCGGTGGGACGGACTCGAAGACCCACCGCGGCACGATGCGCTCGCCGGATGTGGGCGGGAACCGCAGGACGAGTGGGTTCCACCGGCCGTAGTCGAACACGCCGAGGGACATCGCCGCACGCCCCTCCATGTACGGGCGGCAGATGTCGTCGAGGTGGGCGGGGGTGATGCCGAGGAGGTCGGCGTCGACGAACAGGATGGCGTCGGC
Above is a genomic segment from Acidimicrobiales bacterium containing:
- a CDS encoding glycosyltransferase, with translation MAPPVRLRRDSIVDAVVPARDEAPTVAGVVAACRGCTVVREVIVVDDGSSDDTAEQALAAGAKVLRRPAGPGSKALAMEAGVDLSDADAILFVDADLLGITPAHLDDICRPYMEGRAAMSLGVFDYGRWNPLVLRFPPTSGERIVPRWVFESVPPAKRNGYLIEIMLNEVVTEARMPCTARVMRGVTHRTKRAKFGWRDGYRRTWTMFRQLWALWGVCRKRTYWFYLKDLTIEQ